The segment tttgggtaaaatgaatacaatattttaatcccaaattattttttctttttattaattttcctaattcgggttttaattataatgataattatacctaattttatttttacttctcctttatattattttaaattaaaaaattcaaaatattatttaaaaattataaatattattatagtttgggtatgtcaaattttcatgcttataatatcgaaatataaattattaaatttataaaaataataatttaaatattttaataaagataggaatttatatattcatatataataataagtttaaatgtaaataaataaataaaaataaaaaactgaatTTAAACAGTAAAATAGGTTTATTTAGTAATGAAGAAACAAAACATTTTAGTTTGTAAAGTTGAACAAAAGAAGATATTTGATTATTTGGGTCATCCtactaaaactaaaaatatatatatatatataaccaaaataataaaaattaattttcaaaattaaattaaaataatcgcATACAATAAAGATTCAACCATTTACACAACATTTTGTAATAATCTCGAATAGgagattaaataatttttggaacTACTCAGATACTTTATTGGACTAAATAGGTTAGTTAGAAATGAATGGATAAGAAGGAGAGAGGATAACAATGAAAAAACATACCTAGAGTTTATTAAGGATGATGGATGATTTCTTCCACCCCTCTTATTACACATTTCCCAACTTCTCCCATACCTTTCAATTAAGTCCTCTCAATTCGCTACACGCGCCGCCACTCCACCTCATCCGCTTCCTCTAGCTGGCCGACACGGCTTGCCGTGGCTGGCCATCTTTATACAATCTCTCATTTATCTATATTCAAATTATGGCAATCCACATGGAGATGACTCCCATAAGAGGTTCATCATGGAATGTACAAGACCAAGACCAAGACCAACCACAAGAGCAAGAACAACAACAGCAACAACAACCCACCAACAAAATTCCAAGGCAACGCAACCGACGATTGTCATTAAGTGAGGCCACGTGTGACATGGCTTGGGAGAGACAACGACGCCAGAGTCTCCGTGATGGGCGTAAGAAGAACGGAAACAACATGCACATAAATCATAGTTCGAATTGTTTGACGGACGAGGATATGAAGGAACTTAAAGGGTGCATTGAGTTGGGATTCGGGTTTAATGAGGAAAAGTTGGCGGAGAATGGACCTAAACATAGGCTGCGTCACACGCTTCCCGCGTTGGACCTCTATTTTGCAGTTAATAGACAGAGTTTCTCTAGAAGCCCAATAATGTCTCCTACGGAAAATAGGGAAAACAACTTGGTCGAAGGATGTGGTGATGATGATCAATGGAAACTTTGCAATGCAGGTTTATATATTGCATTTAACACATCCATAACTCAATTTTAAATTACACATAACTTGGACATATAGGTCTTATTTGCCCTTTATAGAAAGAAACTTTGAGTTAAAATGTTTACGTACttaacaaatattaacaatGTTAAAAGTTTGGGTTTAAAATGTGTACCTAAACTATATTAACAATATGAAATTTGTGtcatttttaacatatatgGGCTTATATGTATGACCCTCAATAAAAATGTCAAATGGAGATACTTATAAAATCATATTCATGGAACTCGTTTGATATGGgtctttattttattctttttttaaaaattcattctttattacattattatcattttaaccattaaaaaatcacttcattaattaaaatatatctacagatttaaaatttaaatataaaaaacatattaataattcaacaaactaaatattcaaataacttactttttttatcaaacaaattttttttttgggtcaAAATCCCATAAAATCCTCAAATAACCAAGATTAAAcaagaacttgtttgatgttgattgttttagagattattttagattttattgagtatttaataaattatcttattattacattaatatcattaaaaaaGTCATAAAAACCAAGATGAAACAAATTATTGGTGTGATGTTTAACGGTATAGGgtaattattgaatatatattgacAGTACTTGTGATTGATACAGGTGATAGTCCTCAAGAAGTGAAGACAAAGCTAAGGCATTGGGCTCAAGCCGTTGCTTGTTCTGTGAGGCAGACGTCTTGTTAAAGGAAGACGCTCATTTTGAACCATGCATGCATAATATAGAGAGtgaaggagagagagagagagagaaacggTGTTAATTTAAAGAGAGATATGGGTGTTGAGAAAGTGTAAAACCATGGCCACTCAAATGCACATAGCAGCTAGTCATGGCTTTGGGATTAGACTGTCCCATAATTCATTTAGTTCAACCTGGATTTAGCCAGTTTGAATGTAAGTATTTTGTTTCCTTATATtgttaattcaaaatttattttaaattaccataaatattattatatatattaacaattaaatttaattaaatagaattttttatttgaagaaacaaataaatataggTCTGTATGTTTAAATGTTTCCCACATAATATGAGTTAGAGAACAAATATTTCTTCAAAGGGATTTGAGCGACAAATGTTTTTTCTTGAAAGCACGAAAGAAAAGAGTTCTTactaatcattttatataaatatagttaattaagaaattcattttgttgttttgaatatatattttttaattcggGTTTATTTTAGGTGATGACTATCATAATCCCACACTCACACCTCTCTAGTGAAAAAGAGACATTTACCTACAAAtattaccgagagttttatacaTCTCTCGGTAATGATCCTGACAGAAAGAAATCattcgttattaaaaataatttc is part of the Impatiens glandulifera unplaced genomic scaffold, dImpGla2.1, whole genome shotgun sequence genome and harbors:
- the LOC124917611 gene encoding uncharacterized protein LOC124917611; this encodes MAIHMEMTPIRGSSWNVQDQDQDQPQEQEQQQQQQPTNKIPRQRNRRLSLSEATCDMAWERQRRQSLRDGRKKNGNNMHINHSSNCLTDEDMKELKGCIELGFGFNEEKLAENGPKHRLRHTLPALDLYFAVNRQSFSRSPIMSPTENRENNLVEGCGDDDQWKLCNAGDSPQEVKTKLRHWAQAVACSVRQTSC